The sequence CTTCATCCCGGCCGCGTACATCTCCGGCTACGATTAGCTCTTCTTTCGGTCCGCTCATTTCAATCACCTCCGTGTTCATTAAGTATCTTTAAGATAATTATCTTTAACTTAAGATAAATATACATCCTTATTTTTATTTTGTCAACACTCTCTGCAAAATAAACCTGAGGCGCTTTATGCATAGGCCGTAAATTGACCTTACCCTCAAAAGGGCGTATCCTTTTCTTTGCGAAAAAAAGATATTTTCTATATATAAGGAGGGCTGCGCGGTGACTTCCCGCTTTGACCCCGGCAATGCCGGGGAACAAGATTTATCCAAGCCAGGACAAGCCCTCCCGGGCGTCCTGATTGTAACCGCCGTGGAGGCCGAGGCGGAGGCCGTCCGGCGCGGTCTCGGCGGCGCGGCCGGTTTCACCGTCATTGCCGCGGGTGCGGGCCCTGCCGCGGCGGCGGCCGGAACTGCCGCTGCGCTTGCAGCCGGCTCCTACGGCTGCGTCGTCAGCGCCGGGATCGGCGGCGGCTTCCCCGGCAGGGCGGCGTTCGGCTCGCTGGTCGTTGCAAGCGAGCTGGTCCACGCCGACCTTGGGGCCGAGACGCCGGAGGGCTTCCGCAGCGCGGCCGAGCTCGGCTTCGGCCGCACGCATTACCCGGCCGACACGGGCCGGGCAGCGAGGCTCGCCGCCGGACTTGCGGCGGCGGGGCTTGACGTGAGCACGGGACCCGTGCTCACGGTCTCGGCGGCGACCGGCACCGCAGAGACGGCCGCCGCCCTCGCGGCGCGCGTGCCTGGCGCGGCCGCCGAAGCCATGGAAGGCTGCGGGGTCGCCGCAGCCGCGCTGGCGCGGAATCTCCCGGTGCTGGAGATTCGCGCGATCTCGAACCCGGTCGGTCCCCGCGACCGGGATGCCTGGCGCATCGGCGAGGCGCTGGAAGCGCTCGCCGCAGCCGGGCCCATCCTATCGGAGGTGCTGAAATGACCGCAGAACTGAATATTGCTTACTCGCCTTGCCCCAACGATACGTTTGTCTTTCACGCCTGGGCGCACGGACTGGTGCCGGGCGCGCCGAAGCTGAATGTCACCTACGCCGACATCGACATCACGAACGGTCTTGCCGCTGACGGCACAGGCCCTGAGCTGCTGAAAATCTCTTATGCCGCCCTGCCGTGGGCGCTGGAGCGGTATAAACTGCTGCCCTGCGGCGGCGCGCTTGGCCGGGGCTGCGGGCCGCTGCTGCTGACCAAGGGCGGCCCGCAGGACGCCAACAGCATGTCGTCGCTGTCCGGCCGCCGCGTTGCCGTGCCTAGCGAGCGCTCCACCGCCTACCTACTGTTTCGGCTGTGGGCGGCGCAGCAGGTGCCGGGAGGCATCGGCGAAATCGTCGTCATGCCTTTTCATGAGATTATGCCTGCCGTACGGGACGGCGCAATCGACGCCGGACTCGTCATCCACGAGGCCCGCTTCACCTATACCTCTTACGGGCTGCATATGCTGGTCGACCTCGGAAGCTGGTGGGAGAGCGACACGGGACTTCCAATCCCGCTCGGCGCGATCATCGCCCGCCGCGATCTGGACACGGACGCCGTCAGCGGCTGGATTCGCACCTCTCTCCGTCACGCCTGGGACAACCCGGAAGCCTCACGGGAGTATGTGCTCAGCCATGCCCAAGAACTGTCTCCCCAGGTGGCCAAGTCACATATCGATCTGTATGTGAATGACTTTACAATGGATCTGGGCGAGAACGGCTATGCCGCCATATCGGCCCTGCTGAACCGGGCGGCGGGTGAAGGGCTCGTCCCCCCAATCGATCCGGCGCTGCTGCGTTAGCTGCACGGCAGCCGCCAAACGTCAAATCCCCCGGGAATGCTTTATTCTGTCTGAAGCGCTCTCGGGGATTTTTTGCAGTAAACAAGCCTTTCCTCACAATGCAGCACCGGAAAAACGCATATCAGAACCTCCTAAGCTCCTGCCGCGTATACCGCATCATTTGCCCACAGCCTCTTTTGTAAGCCCTTTCTATCAAAATGTATATTACTCTACGTTATTCGTCGTGGCCTCGATAGATTTCCAACATAGAATGTACTATCAAATGGAAAAGGAGGTTATCAGGATGGCCATCTTGTTACCGCAGCAATTCTTCAACCTGCCAGCAGGCGTAGGCAAATCCTTTTACGAGAATCTTACCGGAGGGATTAACGCCGCTGTCACCGTACAAAACAACTCCACTTTCCCTGTCGATCTTGTGCTTTTCAGCGTAAACGCGCCTGTCATCACTTATACGA is a genomic window of Paenibacillus durus ATCC 35681 containing:
- a CDS encoding futalosine hydrolase, which gives rise to MIVTAVEAEAEAVRRGLGGAAGFTVIAAGAGPAAAAAGTAAALAAGSYGCVVSAGIGGGFPGRAAFGSLVVASELVHADLGAETPEGFRSAAELGFGRTHYPADTGRAARLAAGLAAAGLDVSTGPVLTVSAATGTAETAAALAARVPGAAAEAMEGCGVAAAALARNLPVLEIRAISNPVGPRDRDAWRIGEALEALAAAGPILSEVLK
- a CDS encoding 1,4-dihydroxy-6-naphthoate synthase, encoding MNIAYSPCPNDTFVFHAWAHGLVPGAPKLNVTYADIDITNGLAADGTGPELLKISYAALPWALERYKLLPCGGALGRGCGPLLLTKGGPQDANSMSSLSGRRVAVPSERSTAYLLFRLWAAQQVPGGIGEIVVMPFHEIMPAVRDGAIDAGLVIHEARFTYTSYGLHMLVDLGSWWESDTGLPIPLGAIIARRDLDTDAVSGWIRTSLRHAWDNPEASREYVLSHAQELSPQVAKSHIDLYVNDFTMDLGENGYAAISALLNRAAGEGLVPPIDPALLR